From Streptomyces sp. Edi4, one genomic window encodes:
- the eccE gene encoding type VII secretion protein EccE: MPTGARPVAGASGEPGPPALVTVAPRLKSRSGRFGSFRLQQLVLIESAAALLLAAWVVGPMALVASGPVAGVLVLLALVRRRGRSLPAWLGTARSLRARRRYADGAEVPPGTLPGFAPAVECDPELRTYSHGDRDQRPIGMVGDGSFLTVVLQVESDATALRAGRDQRPLPLSLVRDALRVDDIRLESAQIVLHTQPAPALRLPQQSVAVTNYAPLHAETASPAVRITWIALKLDPLLCPQAVAARGGGMVGAQKCVARTALHLASRLTGAGLRATVLTEEELADAVATSACANPLVTAQAGRADEPQRRTEESTRSWRCDNRRHTTYWVRRWPRIQAGPGAGGLPQLVALLTAVPALATTFSLTIAPAGGQEAALSGHVRVTGRGEAELAASREALARAAREAGAQLVPLDHEQLPGMLATLPFGGAR, from the coding sequence TTGCCCACAGGTGCGCGGCCGGTCGCGGGGGCTTCAGGGGAGCCGGGGCCGCCGGCCCTCGTCACGGTCGCGCCCCGCCTCAAGTCCCGTTCCGGCCGCTTCGGTTCGTTTCGCCTGCAACAACTTGTCCTGATCGAGTCGGCGGCCGCCCTGCTGCTCGCCGCGTGGGTCGTGGGCCCGATGGCCCTGGTGGCCTCGGGGCCGGTGGCCGGGGTGCTCGTGCTGCTCGCGCTGGTGCGCCGTCGCGGGCGCTCACTGCCCGCATGGCTGGGCACCGCCCGATCGTTGCGCGCGCGCCGGCGGTACGCGGACGGCGCCGAAGTGCCGCCGGGCACCCTGCCGGGCTTCGCGCCCGCCGTGGAGTGCGACCCGGAGCTGCGCACATACAGCCACGGCGACCGGGACCAGCGGCCCATCGGCATGGTCGGCGACGGGAGTTTCCTCACCGTGGTCCTCCAGGTCGAATCGGACGCGACGGCGCTGCGGGCCGGCCGGGACCAACGCCCGCTCCCCCTGAGCCTGGTGCGTGACGCGCTGCGGGTGGACGACATCCGTCTGGAGTCGGCGCAGATCGTGCTGCACACCCAGCCGGCGCCGGCGCTGCGGCTGCCCCAGCAGTCGGTGGCGGTCACCAACTACGCGCCGCTGCACGCCGAGACCGCCTCGCCCGCCGTCCGCATCACCTGGATCGCCCTCAAGCTCGACCCGCTGCTGTGCCCCCAGGCGGTGGCCGCGCGCGGCGGTGGCATGGTGGGCGCCCAGAAGTGCGTGGCGCGGACCGCGCTGCACCTGGCGAGCCGGCTGACCGGCGCCGGCCTGCGCGCCACGGTGCTGACCGAGGAGGAACTGGCGGACGCGGTGGCCACGTCGGCCTGCGCCAATCCGCTGGTCACGGCGCAGGCGGGCCGGGCGGACGAGCCGCAGCGGCGTACCGAGGAGTCCACGCGGTCCTGGCGCTGCGACAACCGCAGGCACACCACGTACTGGGTGCGCCGCTGGCCGAGGATCCAGGCGGGCCCGGGAGCGGGCGGATTGCCGCAGCTGGTGGCCCTCCTGACGGCGGTCCCCGCGCTCGCGACCACGTTCAGCCTCACCATCGCGCCCGCCGGAGGCCAGGAGGCCGCCCTCAGCGGTCACGTCAGGGTCACCGGCCGGGGCGAGGCCGAACTGGCCGCCTCCCGCGAGGCGTTGGCGCGGGCCGCGCGCGAGGCGGGCGCCCAGCTCGTGCCGCTGGACCACGAGCAGCTGCCCGGCATGCTCGCCACTCTGCCGTTCGGAGGCGCCCGCTGA
- the eccB gene encoding type VII secretion protein EccB: MASRRDELNAYTFAKRRTLAAFIQPSPTGSDEGAPRPLRAVLPTTVAAVVLLAAFGAWGMFRPAAPPGWDTPGEKVIIASESTTRYVVLSTDGKKELHPVLNMASAKLLLDPAKGEVVKVDESILDKGALPHGATLGIPYAPDRLPTPKEAGSPKRWAVCERPGDGGRAIQKAAFVLSGQDRDRTDGASRLTGGELLYVVGAEDKKRYVVDARGTKYEVGSDELLLRALVGAGREPERVSKEWLETLRPGDPITFPEVEGKIGDPAQVPGTLAPDANRIGMVLRAPNGAGSQYYLVRRGRVSPVSDFTAKLLLNSRALGGLMRTGQALDVNAAQFTPETTEFTAQRDWPRRMPVAVNDAGTGGGSRNTVCNVLRDVDKNNGATTLSTWAATDFPAPLPTGSSSAYVTPGSGQLFRQIQGSQTQTGGLFLVTDTGLRYAMQSNSDSADGDAGAGLSAEQRKQLDQEAQQAQTRLGYARSEPAPIPIGWSTFLPTGPRLSTGAARQPQGS, from the coding sequence ATGGCATCACGGCGGGACGAACTCAACGCGTACACCTTCGCGAAGCGGCGTACGCTCGCGGCCTTCATCCAGCCCTCGCCGACGGGTTCGGACGAGGGGGCGCCGCGCCCCCTGCGCGCCGTACTGCCGACCACGGTGGCGGCGGTGGTGCTGCTCGCCGCGTTCGGCGCGTGGGGCATGTTCCGGCCCGCCGCGCCGCCCGGCTGGGACACCCCGGGCGAGAAGGTGATCATCGCCAGCGAGTCCACCACCCGGTACGTCGTGCTGAGCACCGACGGCAAGAAGGAGTTGCACCCCGTCCTCAACATGGCCTCCGCCAAACTCCTGCTCGACCCGGCGAAGGGCGAGGTGGTCAAGGTCGACGAGTCCATCCTCGACAAGGGCGCGCTGCCCCACGGCGCCACCCTCGGCATCCCCTACGCCCCCGACCGGCTGCCCACCCCGAAGGAGGCCGGATCCCCCAAGCGCTGGGCGGTGTGCGAGCGTCCGGGCGACGGCGGACGCGCGATCCAGAAGGCCGCGTTCGTCCTGTCCGGCCAGGACCGGGACCGGACGGACGGCGCGAGCCGCCTGACCGGCGGCGAGCTCCTGTATGTCGTGGGGGCCGAGGACAAGAAGCGCTACGTCGTGGACGCGCGGGGCACCAAGTACGAGGTGGGCAGCGACGAACTCCTGCTGCGCGCCCTGGTCGGCGCGGGCCGCGAACCCGAGCGGGTGTCCAAGGAGTGGCTGGAGACCCTTCGTCCGGGTGACCCCATCACCTTCCCCGAGGTCGAGGGGAAGATCGGCGACCCGGCCCAGGTGCCCGGCACGCTCGCCCCCGACGCCAACCGGATCGGCATGGTCCTGCGCGCCCCGAACGGCGCGGGCAGCCAGTACTACCTGGTGCGGCGGGGCCGGGTCTCGCCGGTCTCCGACTTCACCGCCAAGCTCCTGCTCAACAGCAGGGCGCTCGGCGGGCTGATGAGGACGGGCCAGGCCCTGGACGTCAACGCCGCCCAGTTCACGCCGGAGACCACCGAGTTCACCGCCCAGCGCGACTGGCCGCGCCGGATGCCGGTGGCCGTCAACGACGCGGGCACCGGCGGCGGCAGCCGCAACACCGTCTGCAACGTGCTGCGCGACGTCGACAAGAACAACGGCGCCACGACCCTGAGCACCTGGGCCGCCACCGACTTCCCCGCGCCCCTGCCCACCGGTTCCAGCAGCGCCTATGTGACGCCCGGTTCCGGCCAGCTCTTCCGCCAGATCCAGGGCTCCCAGACCCAGACGGGCGGCCTCTTCCTGGTGACCGACACGGGCCTGCGCTACGCGATGCAGTCCAACAGCGACAGCGCCGACGGCGACGCGGGCGCGGGGCTGAGCGCCGAGCAGCGCAAACAGCTCGACCAGGAGGCCCAGCAGGCCCAGACCCGGCTCGGCTACGCCAGGTCCGAGCCGGCGCCGATCCCGATCGGCTGGTCCACGTTCCTGCCCACCGGGCCCCGCCTCTCCACCGGGGCGGCCCGCCAGCCCCAGGGCTCCTGA
- the mycP gene encoding type VII secretion-associated serine protease mycosin, protein MTYPLKSLALSATAALTVLTCPAAATATAASPADGGDQCTFPAKPYAGRPWALQRVLLDELWHQSTGKGVKVAVIDTGVDTANAQLKGAVEVSLGTNLLPKDLKDADNKPLPRGAENGTTDTVGHGTKVAGIIAARPAAGTGFVGLAPDATIIPVQQNDAEGHGTAQTLAQAIRYAIGAGAGVINISQDTANAVEPAAALKQAVDAALAKEIVVVASAGNDGLGGNVKPTYPASYPGVLAVAASDRNNERAAFSQSGAFVGVAAPGVDMISTVPGGGHCADNGTSFSAPYVAGVAALIKAKHPRWTQREIVAQIQQTAERSVAGHDRLVGWGVVDPVRALTEDDHPIEAPVAHEGVTPARAPTPAALHIGESDEQRTQRLATYVAVGAAVLVAVLSGAAVALRDARRRSRRPAGARRSE, encoded by the coding sequence ATGACGTACCCGCTCAAGTCCCTCGCCCTGTCGGCAACGGCGGCCCTGACGGTGCTGACATGCCCCGCGGCCGCCACCGCGACCGCCGCCTCCCCGGCCGACGGCGGCGACCAGTGCACCTTTCCCGCCAAGCCGTACGCGGGCCGCCCCTGGGCGCTCCAGCGCGTCCTGCTCGACGAGCTCTGGCACCAGTCCACCGGCAAGGGCGTGAAGGTCGCCGTCATCGACACCGGCGTCGACACCGCCAACGCCCAGCTCAAGGGCGCGGTCGAGGTGTCCTTGGGCACGAACCTCCTGCCCAAGGACCTCAAGGACGCCGACAACAAGCCACTGCCGCGCGGCGCGGAGAACGGCACCACGGACACCGTCGGACACGGCACCAAGGTCGCCGGGATCATCGCGGCGCGCCCCGCCGCCGGCACGGGCTTCGTCGGTCTCGCCCCCGACGCCACGATCATCCCCGTCCAGCAGAACGACGCCGAAGGCCACGGCACCGCGCAGACCCTGGCCCAGGCCATCCGCTACGCGATCGGCGCGGGCGCGGGCGTCATCAACATCTCGCAGGACACCGCGAACGCGGTGGAACCGGCGGCCGCCCTGAAGCAGGCCGTGGACGCGGCGCTCGCCAAGGAGATCGTGGTGGTCGCGTCGGCGGGCAACGACGGCCTCGGCGGCAATGTCAAACCGACCTACCCTGCCTCCTACCCGGGCGTCCTCGCGGTCGCCGCCTCCGACCGCAACAACGAACGGGCGGCGTTCTCGCAGTCCGGCGCCTTCGTGGGCGTGGCCGCGCCCGGCGTCGACATGATCTCCACCGTGCCCGGCGGCGGCCACTGCGCCGACAACGGCACCAGCTTCTCCGCCCCGTACGTCGCGGGCGTGGCGGCCCTCATCAAGGCCAAGCACCCCCGCTGGACCCAGCGCGAGATCGTCGCCCAGATCCAGCAGACCGCCGAACGCTCGGTGGCCGGGCACGACCGTCTGGTCGGCTGGGGTGTGGTCGACCCGGTCCGCGCCCTCACCGAGGACGACCACCCCATCGAGGCTCCGGTCGCCCACGAGGGCGTCACGCCCGCCCGCGCCCCCACGCCCGCCGCCCTCCACATCGGCGAGAGCGACGAACAGCGCACCCAGCGTCTGGCCACCTATGTGGCGGTCGGCGCGGCGGTCCTGGTGGCGGTCCTGAGCGGCGCGGCCGTGGCGCTCAGGGACGCGCGCCGCAGGAGCCGGCGGCCGGCCGGCGCGCGGCGATCTGAGTAG
- a CDS encoding WXG100 family type VII secretion target, giving the protein MSKDQRVSDSDMAHLETQVLQKFESVKGQLNSLQGVIDGLEGAWEGIGAGAFDGKQTAINRQMVHLGNMLLDFLEAMKATRTLKGDTDAEVHKALMGIDVVDGYSGDAAATAAITSNLSTY; this is encoded by the coding sequence ATGTCGAAGGACCAGCGGGTATCCGACAGCGATATGGCCCACCTGGAGACGCAGGTTCTCCAGAAATTCGAGTCGGTCAAGGGCCAGCTCAACAGCCTGCAAGGGGTGATCGACGGGCTCGAAGGCGCCTGGGAGGGCATCGGAGCCGGCGCGTTCGACGGGAAGCAGACGGCCATCAATCGCCAGATGGTCCACCTGGGCAACATGCTGCTCGACTTCCTCGAGGCGATGAAGGCGACCCGCACGCTCAAGGGCGACACCGACGCGGAGGTCCACAAGGCCCTCATGGGCATCGACGTCGTGGACGGCTACAGCGGCGACGCGGCGGCCACCGCCGCGATCACCTCGAACCTCAGCACCTACTGA
- a CDS encoding WXG100 family type VII secretion target yields the protein MPKNNDDVLGVTYASLDDAARAIKSQADKLNQDLADIKKLVDTAAHNWHGEAQQAYAQKQQEWNQTADSVHISLTQIAQAVSDAGPTYQAGDRRAAAHFQ from the coding sequence ATGCCCAAGAACAACGACGACGTCCTCGGAGTGACGTACGCCAGCCTCGACGACGCCGCCCGCGCCATCAAGAGCCAGGCCGACAAGCTCAACCAGGACCTCGCGGACATCAAGAAGCTGGTCGACACCGCCGCCCACAACTGGCACGGCGAGGCCCAGCAGGCGTACGCGCAGAAGCAGCAGGAGTGGAACCAGACGGCCGACAGCGTCCACATCTCGCTGACACAGATCGCCCAGGCGGTCTCCGACGCCGGCCCGACCTACCAGGCCGGCGACCGCAGGGCGGCCGCGCACTTCCAGTAG
- a CDS encoding DUF397 domain-containing protein, translating to MAEEQDKELRERKEREKNELYALDISGVEWHSAPGTSKDEERVEIAYLPAGAVAMRSSVDPDTVLRYTEAEWQAFVLGARDGEFDLEPSVRNGGLEAPQ from the coding sequence ATGGCTGAGGAACAGGACAAGGAACTGCGCGAGCGCAAGGAGCGCGAGAAGAACGAGCTGTACGCGCTCGACATCTCCGGGGTGGAGTGGCACAGCGCTCCCGGCACGTCGAAGGACGAGGAGCGGGTCGAGATCGCCTATCTGCCGGCGGGCGCCGTGGCCATGCGGTCCTCGGTGGACCCGGACACGGTGCTGCGGTACACGGAGGCGGAGTGGCAGGCGTTCGTCCTGGGCGCGCGGGACGGGGAGTTCGACCTGGAGCCGTCCGTACGCAACGGAGGCCTTGAGGCGCCGCAGTAG
- the eccCa gene encoding type VII secretion protein EccCa has product MSHIIVKRPPRALPAEVSTEDVVLQPPPELPRGQQEGALMQLLPMLGMGGSVVFFFMPNTQPFMKIMGVVMIASTLAMSVAMIIRYRKGSQGQLADLRRDYLRHLGQTRRAAARTARRQRDAQYYLHPSPEQLWALVAEGSRVWERRAGDDDFGQVRVGLGPQTLATALVPPATAPVDQLEPLTAGAMQRFLATHQTVEDLPMAVSLRAFFHVTIGGDAQAVRASARALTASLAALHSPEDLVIAVASSSSGAAHWEWTKWLPHTQAPHLTDGAGSRRLISRSAAELEELLAPRLTGRPRFHPEGAPLPEEPHIVVVLDGVSPPPMSALASAEGLQGVTVIEVVPGEPAGARGDLAIVVHPRTLRLESGHGLVYEGTPDLLSYESADALARQLAPLRMATGGDDDEPLLANLEFTELLGLGDAASVDTARTWRPRSASERLRVPIGVGEDGRPVMLDLKEAAQDGMGPHGLCVGATGSGKSELLRTLVLGLAVTHSSETLNFVLADFKGGATFAGMAQMPHVAAVITNLADDLTLVDRMGDSIRGELNRRQEMLRDAGNYANIHDYERARLAGAALQPVPSLVLVIDEFSELLTAKPDFIEMFVQIGRIGRSLGVHLLLASQRLEEGRLRGLETYLSYRIGLRTFSAAESRAALGVPDAYHLPSVPGSGYLKFGTDEMTRFKAAYVSGAYRTGAERSAALGGPVPVERRPVLFTAAPVPVTYASPEVPAPRGGSGPRTDDALADTVLDVVVRRLEARGPAAHQVWLPPLESPPALDSLLPGLTPVPGRGLTQPGYEGAGRLVVPLGLVDKPFEQRRDPLWCDFSGAGGHLQIVGGPQSGKSTLVRTLIASFALTHTASEVQFYGLDFGGGGMAAVADLPHVGGVASRLDPERVRRTVAEVYGVLTRREEYFRSAGIASIADFRARRARGTITVADQPWGDVFLVVDGWGNFRTEYEGLEQVVLDIAARGLGYGVHLVVTASRSMEVRANLKDHLMNRLELRLGDTMDSEFDRKVAANVPVGVPGRGQSPHKTHFMAAVPRIDGLQSDTDLAEATAALSTEVNRHWSAPGAPAVRLLPRELPAAQLPPGHAFPERGIAFALDENNLEPVFVDFEQDPFFLIFGEGESGKTNLLRLLIGGLTQRYEGDACKLFVVDNRRTLLDAVPASHLAEYIPMSNAMDHHMDALADLMRRRAPSADVTARQLRERSWWRGPTVYVVIDDYDLVSTSSGNPLGRLTELLPFARDVGVRFIIARSSAGAARAAYEPFVQRMKELGAQGVVLAGDPGEGDILAGVRPRPMPVGRGTFVSRRRGKPLVQTGLVQGGS; this is encoded by the coding sequence GTGAGCCACATCATCGTCAAGCGGCCGCCGCGCGCGCTGCCCGCCGAGGTTTCGACGGAGGACGTCGTTCTCCAGCCTCCGCCGGAGCTGCCACGGGGACAGCAGGAGGGCGCGCTGATGCAGCTGCTGCCCATGCTGGGCATGGGCGGCTCGGTCGTGTTCTTCTTCATGCCGAACACCCAGCCGTTCATGAAGATCATGGGCGTGGTGATGATCGCCTCGACGCTGGCGATGTCGGTGGCGATGATCATTCGTTACCGCAAGGGTTCCCAGGGGCAGTTGGCGGATCTGCGCCGTGACTATCTGCGCCACCTCGGCCAGACGCGGCGCGCGGCGGCGCGCACCGCGCGCAGGCAGCGCGACGCGCAGTACTACCTGCACCCCTCCCCCGAGCAGCTGTGGGCGCTGGTCGCCGAGGGCAGCCGGGTGTGGGAGCGCCGCGCGGGCGACGACGACTTCGGGCAGGTGCGCGTCGGGCTCGGTCCGCAGACGCTCGCCACCGCGCTCGTGCCGCCGGCGACCGCGCCGGTCGATCAGCTGGAGCCGCTGACGGCGGGCGCCATGCAGCGGTTTCTGGCCACTCACCAGACGGTGGAGGACCTGCCGATGGCGGTCTCGCTGCGCGCCTTCTTCCACGTGACGATCGGCGGGGACGCGCAGGCCGTGCGTGCCTCGGCCCGGGCGCTGACCGCCTCGCTCGCCGCTCTGCACTCCCCCGAGGACCTGGTGATCGCGGTCGCCTCGTCCTCGTCGGGCGCCGCGCACTGGGAGTGGACGAAGTGGCTGCCGCACACCCAGGCGCCGCATCTCACCGACGGCGCCGGCAGCAGGCGCCTGATCAGCCGCAGCGCGGCCGAACTCGAGGAACTGCTCGCGCCGCGCCTCACCGGCCGCCCCCGTTTCCACCCCGAGGGCGCGCCGCTGCCCGAGGAGCCGCACATCGTCGTCGTGCTCGACGGGGTCTCGCCGCCCCCGATGTCGGCGCTGGCCTCTGCCGAAGGCCTCCAGGGCGTCACCGTCATCGAGGTCGTCCCCGGTGAACCGGCCGGCGCGCGCGGCGACCTCGCCATCGTCGTGCACCCCCGCACGCTGCGCCTGGAGTCGGGCCACGGCCTGGTCTACGAGGGCACGCCCGATCTGCTGTCGTACGAGTCCGCCGACGCGCTGGCCCGCCAGCTGGCCCCGCTGCGCATGGCCACCGGGGGCGACGACGACGAACCGCTTCTGGCCAACTTGGAGTTCACCGAGCTGCTGGGCCTGGGCGACGCGGCGTCGGTGGACACCGCCCGCACCTGGCGGCCGCGTTCGGCATCCGAGCGGCTGCGGGTCCCCATCGGCGTGGGCGAGGACGGGCGTCCCGTCATGCTCGACCTGAAGGAGGCCGCGCAGGACGGCATGGGCCCGCACGGCCTGTGCGTGGGCGCGACCGGTTCCGGCAAGTCGGAGCTGCTGCGCACGCTGGTGCTCGGTCTGGCGGTGACCCACTCGTCGGAGACGTTGAACTTCGTCCTGGCCGACTTCAAGGGCGGCGCGACCTTCGCCGGCATGGCGCAGATGCCGCACGTCGCGGCCGTCATCACCAACCTCGCCGACGATCTCACCCTCGTCGACCGCATGGGCGACTCCATCCGCGGCGAGCTCAACCGCCGCCAGGAGATGCTGCGCGACGCCGGCAACTACGCCAACATCCATGACTACGAGCGGGCCCGGCTCGCGGGCGCGGCCCTCCAGCCCGTGCCCTCGCTCGTCCTTGTCATCGACGAGTTCAGCGAACTGCTCACCGCCAAACCGGACTTCATCGAGATGTTCGTGCAGATCGGCCGCATCGGCCGCTCACTCGGGGTGCATCTGCTGCTGGCCTCGCAGCGCCTCGAGGAGGGCCGGCTGCGGGGTCTTGAGACGTATCTGTCCTACCGGATCGGTCTGCGGACGTTCTCGGCCGCCGAGTCACGCGCGGCGCTCGGCGTCCCGGACGCCTACCACCTGCCCAGCGTGCCGGGTTCGGGCTATCTGAAGTTCGGCACCGATGAGATGACCCGTTTCAAGGCGGCGTACGTCTCGGGCGCATACCGCACGGGCGCCGAGCGGTCCGCGGCCCTCGGCGGCCCGGTGCCGGTGGAGCGGCGCCCGGTGCTCTTCACCGCGGCCCCGGTGCCGGTGACGTACGCGAGTCCCGAGGTGCCCGCGCCGCGCGGCGGGAGCGGGCCGAGGACCGACGACGCGCTCGCCGACACCGTGCTCGACGTCGTCGTGCGCCGCCTCGAAGCGCGCGGCCCGGCCGCCCACCAGGTGTGGCTGCCGCCGCTGGAGAGCCCGCCGGCGCTCGACTCGCTGCTGCCCGGCCTCACCCCGGTGCCCGGGCGCGGACTCACCCAGCCCGGCTACGAGGGCGCGGGGCGTCTGGTGGTGCCGCTGGGCCTGGTGGACAAGCCCTTTGAGCAGCGCCGCGACCCGCTGTGGTGCGACTTCTCGGGCGCGGGCGGCCATCTTCAGATCGTGGGCGGCCCCCAGTCGGGCAAGTCCACGCTGGTGCGGACCCTCATCGCGTCGTTCGCGCTCACCCACACCGCGTCGGAGGTGCAGTTCTACGGCCTCGACTTCGGCGGCGGCGGCATGGCGGCGGTCGCGGATCTGCCGCACGTCGGCGGGGTCGCCTCGCGTCTTGACCCCGAGCGGGTGCGGCGCACGGTGGCAGAGGTGTACGGCGTGCTGACCCGCCGCGAGGAGTACTTCCGCTCGGCGGGCATCGCCTCGATCGCCGACTTCCGGGCGCGCCGGGCGCGCGGCACCATCACCGTCGCCGACCAGCCCTGGGGCGATGTGTTCCTCGTCGTCGACGGCTGGGGCAACTTCCGTACCGAGTACGAGGGTCTTGAGCAGGTCGTCCTGGACATCGCCGCCCGGGGGCTCGGCTACGGGGTCCACCTGGTGGTGACCGCGTCGCGCTCCATGGAGGTCAGGGCCAACCTCAAGGACCACCTGATGAACCGCCTCGAACTGCGGCTCGGCGACACCATGGACTCCGAGTTCGACCGCAAGGTCGCCGCGAACGTCCCCGTGGGCGTGCCCGGGCGCGGCCAGTCCCCGCACAAGACGCACTTCATGGCGGCCGTGCCGCGCATCGACGGCCTCCAGTCCGACACCGACCTCGCCGAGGCGACGGCCGCCCTGTCCACCGAGGTCAACCGGCACTGGTCGGCGCCCGGCGCGCCCGCCGTCCGCCTCCTGCCCCGCGAACTGCCCGCCGCCCAGCTCCCGCCCGGCCACGCCTTCCCCGAGCGGGGCATCGCCTTCGCGCTGGACGAGAACAACCTGGAGCCGGTGTTCGTCGACTTCGAGCAGGACCCGTTCTTCCTCATCTTCGGCGAGGGCGAATCCGGCAAGACGAACCTGCTGCGCCTCCTGATCGGCGGGCTCACCCAGCGCTACGAGGGCGACGCGTGCAAGCTGTTCGTGGTGGACAACCGTCGCACCCTGCTCGACGCGGTCCCGGCCTCACATCTGGCCGAATACATCCCCATGTCCAACGCCATGGACCACCACATGGACGCCCTGGCCGATCTGATGCGGCGCCGGGCGCCCAGCGCGGACGTGACCGCGCGCCAGCTGCGGGAGCGCAGTTGGTGGCGCGGCCCCACGGTGTATGTGGTGATCGACGACTACGACCTGGTGTCGACGTCGAGCGGCAACCCGTTGGGCAGACTCACCGAACTGCTGCCCTTCGCGCGCGACGTGGGCGTCCGCTTCATCATCGCCCGCTCGTCGGCGGGCGCGGCCCGTGCCGCGTACGAGCCGTTCGTCCAGCGCATGAAGGAGCTGGGCGCCCAGGGCGTGGTCCTGGCCGGCGACCCCGGTGAGGGCGACATCCTCGCGGGGGTGCGCCCCCGCCCGATGCCCGTGGGGCGCGGCACGTTCGTCTCCCGCAGGCGGGGCAAGCCGCTGGTGCAGACGGGACTGGTGCAGGGCGGCAGCTGA
- the eccD gene encoding type VII secretion integral membrane protein EccD: MSTTTTATTAAGPDRPAQATGGGLGFCRVTIVAPDGRVDVALPDDIPVADIYPEILRLARQSPAEGAPVGYFLVRRDGTVLDSARSFAAQSILDGELLTLRPFSASLPPAVFDDVAEAVAHAVTQDRTLWSGELTRAAGLIGGGVLPALLAFAAWTGEPRHDMHGLAGILAAVAGVLWLTLAVVRSRIYDDQLSAVALGLGALPNIAVAGSGLLPLDGHHGIGRLQTLLACVAVLIASLVLTLLSPRGDGPFVAFVLASAVGALVVFAAILTGMTPTETAAVCAPLAVGALAFLPGLSVRFARLPVGFDAPHASRRDPEESAPRAVDAERVAAQARRGHELLVGLVGGCAVLAVTSAAVLGFADNTWGRLLALATGVALLMRAHLFRYTAQVAATLAAGLGALVLLGLGVCVNGPHDLMRDALKGQSAGLDLHTLWLVAAIAAAAALVTAIALIVPDRGVSPFWGRFLEIAEGAVLLTLLPLTLAVFDVYARARALTG; this comes from the coding sequence GTGAGCACGACGACCACCGCGACCACGGCCGCCGGGCCCGACCGGCCGGCCCAGGCCACCGGGGGAGGACTCGGCTTCTGCCGCGTGACGATCGTCGCGCCGGACGGCCGCGTCGACGTGGCCCTGCCCGACGACATCCCGGTCGCCGACATCTACCCCGAGATCCTGCGGCTGGCCCGCCAGAGCCCCGCAGAGGGCGCCCCCGTGGGCTACTTCCTGGTGCGCCGCGACGGCACCGTCCTCGACAGCGCCCGCTCCTTCGCCGCCCAGTCGATCCTCGACGGCGAACTGCTCACCCTGCGCCCGTTCTCCGCGTCCCTGCCCCCCGCCGTCTTCGACGACGTGGCCGAGGCCGTCGCCCACGCCGTCACCCAGGACCGCACGCTGTGGAGCGGCGAGCTGACCCGCGCCGCCGGCCTCATCGGCGGCGGCGTCCTGCCCGCGCTGCTCGCGTTCGCCGCCTGGACCGGCGAGCCCCGGCACGACATGCACGGCCTGGCCGGCATCCTCGCGGCCGTCGCCGGCGTGCTCTGGCTCACCCTCGCCGTCGTACGGTCCCGGATCTACGACGACCAGCTCTCCGCCGTCGCCCTCGGCCTGGGCGCGCTGCCCAACATCGCGGTGGCCGGCTCGGGGCTCCTGCCGCTCGACGGCCATCACGGCATCGGCCGGCTCCAGACGCTGCTCGCCTGCGTCGCCGTCCTCATCGCCTCCCTCGTGCTCACTCTGCTCTCGCCCCGCGGCGACGGGCCCTTCGTGGCGTTCGTGCTGGCCTCCGCCGTGGGCGCGCTCGTCGTGTTCGCCGCGATCCTCACCGGCATGACACCCACCGAGACCGCGGCGGTGTGCGCCCCGCTCGCCGTCGGCGCCCTCGCCTTCCTGCCGGGCCTCTCCGTGCGCTTCGCCCGGCTGCCCGTCGGCTTCGACGCGCCCCACGCCTCACGCCGCGACCCCGAGGAGAGCGCCCCGCGAGCCGTGGACGCCGAGCGCGTCGCGGCCCAGGCCAGGCGCGGCCACGAACTCCTCGTCGGCCTGGTCGGCGGCTGCGCCGTCCTCGCCGTCACCAGCGCCGCCGTCCTCGGCTTCGCCGACAACACCTGGGGCCGGCTGCTGGCGCTGGCCACCGGCGTCGCCCTGCTGATGCGCGCCCACCTCTTCCGCTACACCGCGCAGGTCGCCGCCACCCTGGCCGCCGGACTCGGCGCGCTGGTCCTGCTCGGCCTCGGCGTGTGCGTCAATGGCCCGCACGATCTGATGCGGGACGCGCTCAAGGGGCAGAGCGCCGGCCTCGACCTGCACACTTTGTGGCTGGTCGCCGCGATCGCCGCCGCCGCCGCGCTGGTCACCGCGATCGCGCTGATCGTGCCGGACCGGGGCGTCTCCCCCTTCTGGGGCCGCTTCCTGGAGATCGCCGAGGGGGCGGTCCTGCTGACCCTGCTGCCGCTGACGCTGGCCGTCTTCGACGTCTACGCCCGGGCCCGCGCCCTCACCGGCTGA
- the rpsO gene encoding 30S ribosomal protein S15 produces MPLDAATKKQIMSEFGQKEGDTGSPEVQVAMLSRRISDLTEHLKTHKHDHHSRRGLLILVGQRRRLLQYLAKKDIQRFRALVDRLGIRRGAAGGAK; encoded by the coding sequence GTGCCGCTCGACGCCGCTACGAAGAAGCAGATCATGTCCGAGTTCGGCCAGAAGGAGGGCGACACCGGCTCCCCCGAGGTCCAGGTCGCCATGCTCTCGCGCCGTATCTCCGACCTGACGGAGCACCTCAAGACGCACAAGCACGACCACCACTCCCGTCGTGGCCTGCTGATCCTCGTCGGCCAGCGCCGCCGCCTTCTGCAGTACCTGGCCAAGAAGGACATCCAGCGCTTCCGTGCGCTGGTCGACCGCCTGGGCATCCGCCGCGGTGCGGCCGGCGGCGCCAAGTAA